The genomic segment GGCTCAACAACGATGAGCGTTGGCACAGATAGAAACCCCGTCCAATCCAAAACGCGCTGGCGATAGGTGTCCTGTTCATCGATGAACAGTTCGCGGTAGGGGACGCCGCGTTTAGTCAAAACGCCTCGTGCAATGGTCACATAGGCGCAGGGCGTTGTTCGGCTGTACATGACGAGTTCATAAGGTCGGCTCATACGGGGGTTTCCCTATTTTTTCCCTTTCGCTCAGATTGCATGGCTTTCATGATGACCTATCGATATGGCAGCGAATAGTCCGTCAAGAAAATTCTAAAAGAACCCTTATCCCCCTGCCCCCTTTCCCTGTAGACAGGTAAAGGAGAGAAATTCTCCGGGCGAGGGGGTGAGGGGGAAACCCCCTCAAAGACGTGATTCCCCCTCCTCCTTGCGGAAGAAGGGGGGTAGGAGGATGAGGGTTATCTCATTCTATGGCGACCTTCCTGATGAACTACTAACTAATGGGTGTCAGAAAGCAAATCAAGCCATTCATAATCCCCAATGCCACCTTGTCTTGTTGGTTTTGCAGCAGACTTCGATCATAGCTCAGAAACCCTAATTCGAGGATGATCGCTGGCGTTGTAGGGGCGATCTCTTTCCAATGATGGTATTCCAACATGTTCGCGGTGATATTTCCGGGCTGGAACTCTAAGCCGGTGACGGCAGCATAGTTTTGGCGGACACATTCATTCAAGCGTTCGTCTGCCTCGCGGCTGGTCTGGCGGCTGCCCGGATAGGTTGATTTGAACCCGCCGTAGCCAAAATCGCCACAGGAATCGGCGTGCAGCGAGATATAAGCGGCGGCTTCATACCCCATTCGGCGGGTATCAAACTCGCCTAAAATATCCACCGTAAAGCCCTTGCCGCGCAGCATTGCCGCCAAGCGTTCGGCAGTGCCTGTCGTCACGGTCAGTTCGTTGAAGCCATCGGCGCAAACGGCGCCGGGGTCAGGGTTGCCCAAACGGTTTGGGCCACTGTGTCCGGCGACGATGCCAATGCGGTTGAACCACTGCGGTGTAGGAAGTGCCGTCGGCTGGCTAACAACACGCTGTGCTGTGGCTTGGATGGGGGCAAGTTCGCGCCGTGCTTGCGTGGGCAGAAAGTCTGGCGATGTCCACCACATGAAAATCGTGGCGATAATGACCGCCGCGGCGAAGGCGACGACAAACGAACGCAAAGCGCTCACGGCGGTGACAAGGGGGAAGTTTCCCACCTTTGGGGCGGTGGGCGTCACCGGCGCTTTCACCCGTCCGGCAGATGCTTTGCGTCCGCGCACCAACTGGCGGATCGCCCCTGTGTGCTGAACGGGAGGTTCGCCCTTTGGTGGGCGTTTTTCCTCGCGCCGTGCCTTGCCCGCGGGGGCGGCTCTCGTCCGCTCCATAAAGGTAGGTTGTTCGATGGCGGGGCGGGCTTTGCCCCTCTTTGGGGGTTGTTCCGCTGGCGAGGGTGCCCCTTCGGGAAACTCCGGGGCGATATGCCGCTCTGGAATCACCTCTGGAATGTTCGTCAGTTCGGGGGAAGGGGTGGGCTGCTCAGTCACAGGTAGGTTGCTCTTGTTCTCGGTTAGCGGGTAGTTTAACTCACTTTCCAAGCCACTCCCGGTAAAATGCTGCCACACGTTCCGCACTTGGGCGCATGTCATAGAGGGCAAAGGCGCTCCCCCGCCGTGTAACAGCCCCATCCTTCACCGTTGGATTGCGGAGGGCATCAATCACCCCCGCCGCCAATGCCTGAGCATCGCCAGCGGGAATAAGCTCCCCGCGCCCTTTGGCAAGAAGGTCAACAACGCCTCCAACCGCAGTTGCCACGACGGGAACGCCCGTCACCAACGCCTCAATGATTGAACTCGGCAAGCCCTCGTTGTGGGAACATAAGACTAGGCAGTCCAAGTCGCTGTAGATGGGGGGGAGGTCTGTCTGCCAGCCCGTGAACCGGACGTGTTCCCTTAGTCCAAACGCATCCACCTGCGCTTCGATCTCGGCGCGGCGTTCGCCATCCCCAACAATAGCAAAAACGGTATTGGGCATCCCCGCGCTTACCTTTACCGCCGCCTGAAGAAAGAGATCGTGGTTTTTGATCGGCACAAGCCTTCCGACAATGCCCACCAATGGCGCATCAAGAGGGATCGCATGGGCATCTCGAAAGGCAGATAATCCGCGCTGTAGGGCATACAGATCACCCAATTCATAGCCCGGGATGAGGACGCTCACCTTGTGCGGCGCGGCAATATGATGCACCTCGGTGAGGTCGCGGCGGAGGTAGTTGGCAACGGTGATCACGTGTGTGGAAAGCGCCGCCGTGAAGCGATCCAGCGCCTTGTAAAATGCTGTTTTGCGCGGGCTGAAATAGCCACTGAAAACATGCCCATGATAGGTATGGAAAATGTAGGGGACACCCGCCATCTTTGCCGCTACACGTCCGGCGAACC from the Anaerolineales bacterium genome contains:
- a CDS encoding glycosyltransferase; the encoded protein is MTKVLNVISRLNIGGIAPYLIPLTTHLRSLGFDAQLVAGNVGKNEGDMAYLTAKAGIEVISVPRLGRDISPLRDLATVRDLFRLFRRERPDIVHTHTAKAGFAGRVAAKMAGVPYIFHTYHGHVFSGYFSPRKTAFYKALDRFTAALSTHVITVANYLRRDLTEVHHIAAPHKVSVLIPGYELGDLYALQRGLSAFRDAHAIPLDAPLVGIVGRLVPIKNHDLFLQAAVKVSAGMPNTVFAIVGDGERRAEIEAQVDAFGLREHVRFTGWQTDLPPIYSDLDCLVLCSHNEGLPSSIIEALVTGVPVVATAVGGVVDLLAKGRGELIPAGDAQALAAGVIDALRNPTVKDGAVTRRGSAFALYDMRPSAERVAAFYREWLGK
- a CDS encoding glutaredoxin family protein, with protein sequence MSRPYELVMYSRTTPCAYVTIARGVLTKRGVPYRELFIDEQDTYRQRVLDWTGFLSVPTLIVVEPGGELPVEPPTLLPKGASPRGVNRGSMITEATEPELVAWLTQHGLLP
- a CDS encoding N-acetylmuramoyl-L-alanine amidase, which codes for MPSMTCAQVRNVWQHFTGSGLESELNYPLTENKSNLPVTEQPTPSPELTNIPEVIPERHIAPEFPEGAPSPAEQPPKRGKARPAIEQPTFMERTRAAPAGKARREEKRPPKGEPPVQHTGAIRQLVRGRKASAGRVKAPVTPTAPKVGNFPLVTAVSALRSFVVAFAAAVIIATIFMWWTSPDFLPTQARRELAPIQATAQRVVSQPTALPTPQWFNRIGIVAGHSGPNRLGNPDPGAVCADGFNELTVTTGTAERLAAMLRGKGFTVDILGEFDTRRMGYEAAAYISLHADSCGDFGYGGFKSTYPGSRQTSREADERLNECVRQNYAAVTGLEFQPGNITANMLEYHHWKEIAPTTPAIILELGFLSYDRSLLQNQQDKVALGIMNGLICFLTPIS